From Paenibacillus graminis:
GCGAAGAAACGGTCGTTCTTCTGCCTGGTTATGGGACAGCGGCCCCGGGGCTTGATTACCAGCCGCTTGTGAAAGAACTATCCCCATTCTATCGAGTGGTAGTGATTGAGCCCTTTGGGTATGGATTAAGTGATGTCAGTGATAAAGCACGAACTATTGAAAACATCGTTGCTGAAATTCATGAATGCCTGCAGCAATTGAATATTCACCGTTACACACTGATGGGTCACTCCATTGCCGGAATTTATGGGCTGGATTATGTGAACCAATATAAGGACGAGGTTACCGCATTTGTCGGGATCGACAGCAGCTTTCCATCGCAAGGCAGTTTGGAAGAACTTCCGGCCGGAGCCTACAAACTGCTCAAAAACTCAGGCTTCTACCGGTTGCTGGTGAAACTGAACCCTGACCAGATTATTGCACCTGCCGTGGATGCTGAAACCAAAGCGCAGATCCGCATGCTCTCTCTCAAAAATATGATGAACCCCAATATCATCAGTGAAAGCGAAAACTTCAAGCATAATTTCCAGGCTGCTGAGGCCTTCAGCTTTCCTCCAGATCTTCCAGTAATCTTCTTCCTGGCAGACAATAACACGGATGTACCGGACTGGGTACCCAAGCATAAAGAACAGATCAAAGATTCTGTACATGGCAAAGTTATGGCCATGGAAGGAGATCATTATTTGCACCATACCCGCTCCAAAGAAATCGTCCAGAATTTCAGGAGTTTTATGGCAGGAATACAGTAAGGTGCGGGACCGGGCAGAGGGGAGGCAAGCCCCCCGTCCTCCCACACCACAAGTCAATACAAGTCCGTATACAGCGGCTATAAAAGGCTCCAAAAGGTGAACCTACAGGTGTGATCCGCCGCTTGCATCGAGTAATTGACCGGTTACCCAGCGGCTGTCCCCCGAAGCCAGAAAGGCAGCAATATCAGCGATA
This genomic window contains:
- a CDS encoding alpha/beta hydrolase, yielding MNVISSKSEAARIKPYGQLVPVDGKNMNVTIQGKGEETVVLLPGYGTAAPGLDYQPLVKELSPFYRVVVIEPFGYGLSDVSDKARTIENIVAEIHECLQQLNIHRYTLMGHSIAGIYGLDYVNQYKDEVTAFVGIDSSFPSQGSLEELPAGAYKLLKNSGFYRLLVKLNPDQIIAPAVDAETKAQIRMLSLKNMMNPNIISESENFKHNFQAAEAFSFPPDLPVIFFLADNNTDVPDWVPKHKEQIKDSVHGKVMAMEGDHYLHHTRSKEIVQNFRSFMAGIQ